In one Parageobacillus genomosp. 1 genomic region, the following are encoded:
- a CDS encoding ABC transporter substrate-binding protein, protein MSEAWKRQWKKSIAAAILGASLVGLSACGSSGTATESSKAVKTDNLTLEEITKKAKEEGEVNSVGMPDSWANWKETWEEISAKYGLKHTDTDMSSAEEIAKMEAEKENATADIGDVGIAFAPIAEKKGITLPYKTSYWDEIPSWAKDDNGDWVVGYQGTIAFLTNKERVHNPPKSWEDLLKGDYKVQVGDVQRAAQSQMAVLAAAIGHGGDEGNIQPGIDFFAKLAKQGRLQQSSTDILPLLEKGEVDVAILWDFNAIGYAEKIGRSRFDITIPKEGSVVSGYATIINKYAKHPHAAMLTREYILSDEGQINLAKGYARPIRDVKLPKEVAAKLIPKEQYKNAKPIKDYSVWEQTAKELPRKWQEEVQIYVK, encoded by the coding sequence ATGAGTGAGGCGTGGAAGCGTCAATGGAAGAAGTCTATTGCAGCAGCAATCTTAGGAGCTAGTTTAGTAGGATTAAGTGCGTGCGGTTCTTCAGGAACAGCAACAGAATCATCGAAAGCAGTAAAAACGGACAACTTAACACTAGAAGAAATTACGAAAAAAGCAAAAGAAGAAGGAGAAGTAAATAGTGTCGGAATGCCGGACAGCTGGGCAAACTGGAAGGAAACATGGGAAGAAATTAGCGCTAAGTATGGACTGAAGCATACAGATACCGATATGTCGAGTGCCGAAGAAATCGCAAAAATGGAAGCGGAAAAAGAAAATGCAACCGCTGATATTGGGGATGTAGGTATTGCCTTCGCTCCAATCGCAGAGAAAAAAGGAATCACTCTTCCGTATAAAACATCTTATTGGGATGAGATTCCAAGCTGGGCAAAAGATGATAATGGTGACTGGGTAGTTGGATATCAAGGAACCATTGCATTTTTAACGAATAAGGAGCGGGTTCATAATCCTCCTAAATCATGGGAAGATTTGTTAAAAGGGGATTATAAGGTACAAGTTGGTGACGTACAACGAGCTGCACAAAGTCAAATGGCTGTGTTGGCTGCGGCGATTGGACACGGCGGAGATGAAGGGAACATTCAACCAGGGATTGATTTCTTTGCAAAATTGGCAAAGCAAGGACGCCTGCAGCAATCTAGCACGGATATTCTCCCATTGCTTGAAAAAGGAGAAGTAGACGTGGCGATCCTGTGGGATTTTAACGCCATTGGCTATGCGGAGAAGATCGGCCGTAGTCGTTTTGACATTACTATTCCTAAAGAAGGTTCCGTTGTGAGTGGTTATGCAACAATTATCAACAAGTATGCGAAACATCCTCATGCCGCCATGTTAACAAGAGAATACATATTAAGCGATGAGGGACAAATTAACTTGGCGAAAGGGTACGCACGTCCAATCCGAGATGTCAAACTTCCTAAAGAAGTGGCAGCCAAACTGATTCCGAAAGAACAGTACAAAAATGCAAAACCGATTAAAGATTATTCTGTCTGGGAACAAACAGCGAAAGAACTGCCGCGGAAATGGCAAGAAGAGGTGCAAATTTATGTTAAATAA
- a CDS encoding ABC transporter permease has product MRKQKNQQLYLLALLLPFIALVLSFELGPLLGIIQSSFLSDDGQSFSWSQYVIVFKSKFYLQAVRNSVMISLFSAVASIIAATVAAYSFTKFPRKVQDRLLMIANMTSNFEGIPLSFSYIILLGNNGLFTLLFAKLGWDVFSKFNLYSWTGLILVYIYFQIPLAIMLLFPAYKGIQKQWLEAASLLGASKFAFWRYIGIPVLLPSIVGTFSILFANAMGAYATAYSLVGSNYNLLSIQIASLVASDVTLNPQLASALSVLLVVTMLGAMWLNERMMRQVRRDLK; this is encoded by the coding sequence ATGAGAAAACAGAAAAATCAACAATTATATTTGTTGGCTTTGCTGCTTCCATTTATCGCGCTTGTTCTGTCCTTTGAGCTTGGTCCCTTATTGGGGATTATACAAAGCAGTTTTCTTTCTGATGATGGCCAAAGCTTTTCATGGAGCCAATATGTAATCGTCTTTAAGAGCAAATTCTATTTACAGGCTGTTCGAAACAGCGTGATGATCTCCTTATTCTCTGCGGTTGCCTCGATTATTGCAGCGACCGTAGCTGCATATTCGTTTACAAAGTTCCCACGCAAGGTGCAAGACCGCCTATTAATGATTGCGAATATGACGTCGAACTTTGAGGGAATTCCATTGTCGTTTTCGTACATTATTTTGTTGGGGAATAACGGGTTATTTACTTTGTTATTTGCAAAACTTGGCTGGGATGTATTTTCTAAATTTAACCTTTATTCATGGACGGGATTAATCCTTGTCTATATTTATTTCCAAATTCCTTTGGCTATTATGCTTTTGTTTCCTGCTTATAAAGGGATTCAGAAGCAGTGGCTGGAAGCCGCTTCGTTATTAGGGGCATCCAAATTCGCTTTTTGGAGATATATAGGCATACCTGTGTTGCTGCCGAGTATTGTTGGTACATTTAGTATTTTATTTGCCAATGCCATGGGAGCTTACGCCACTGCTTATTCGTTAGTGGGAAGCAACTATAACTTACTGTCGATTCAAATCGCATCATTAGTTGCCAGCGATGTTACGTTAAATCCTCAATTAGCCAGTGCACTCAGTGTGTTGTTGGTAGTAACCATGTTGGGAGCAATGTGGTTAAACGAGCGGATGATGCGACAAGTAAGGAGAGATTTAAAGTGA
- a CDS encoding ABC transporter permease, which produces MKSSMAIHRWIVGIVIIYLLIPLFATLLFSLAGKWDHTMLPETFTLKWYSELFQDERFFLALERTLFLIAGSVGISVVLMVPTIFIVTVYFGKWERLLQGIAMLPYGIPPVVGAVGLIKLYSSGPVPISGTPWILIGAYFVIMMPFMYQGIRNSMRTVNAKELVHAAELLGATKFQAFRKVVLPNIMSGILVSTLLSIAMLFGEFAFANLLVGGRYETIQIYLYQQLNQSGHLASAVVITYYSFILLITWVILRMKKKQH; this is translated from the coding sequence GTGAAATCTTCGATGGCTATTCATAGATGGATTGTAGGAATTGTGATTATTTATTTGCTCATTCCTCTCTTTGCCACCCTCCTTTTTTCATTGGCAGGGAAGTGGGATCATACCATGTTGCCCGAAACATTTACATTGAAATGGTATAGTGAGCTATTTCAAGATGAGCGGTTTTTTCTAGCCTTGGAGCGAACCCTTTTTCTGATTGCTGGATCTGTTGGAATAAGTGTCGTATTGATGGTCCCAACGATTTTTATTGTTACGGTTTATTTCGGCAAATGGGAACGGCTGCTTCAAGGAATCGCCATGCTTCCATATGGCATTCCGCCGGTTGTCGGTGCCGTTGGTTTAATCAAACTATACTCTTCAGGTCCGGTCCCTATTTCCGGAACGCCATGGATTTTGATCGGCGCTTATTTTGTGATTATGATGCCGTTTATGTATCAAGGCATTCGAAACAGCATGCGCACTGTCAACGCCAAGGAGCTCGTTCACGCGGCTGAATTGCTCGGCGCCACGAAGTTTCAAGCTTTCAGGAAAGTCGTTTTACCGAATATTATGTCTGGAATCTTAGTTTCTACGTTATTATCTATTGCGATGTTATTTGGAGAATTTGCCTTTGCCAATCTTCTTGTCGGGGGACGATATGAAACAATCCAAATTTATTTATATCAACAATTAAATCAAAGCGGTCATCTAGCCAGTGCGGTGGTCATTACCTATTATTCTTTTATTTTGCTCATTACGTGGGTAATTCTACGAATGAAGAAAAAACAACATTAA
- a CDS encoding DeoR/GlpR family DNA-binding transcription regulator: MLSEERKNEILNELKRTGKVKVIDLARRFQVSTETIRRDLDILEKKGFLKRVYGGAIRKSYEAEEPPFIQRKSVNQETKMKIGKKAAELISDGDTIVIDVGTTTLELARAIKNKENITILTNSLPVAHVLTDALNQHQFTGEVLLLGGIVNPKQQSISGRLAEKMLEQFHIDKAFISAGGVSLHYGVSDYDLHETLVTQTMIQVSKETILLADYSKFGVNSFCKVCPLEDLDVIVCDHPLPKEWEHIPQLKEITWITAE, translated from the coding sequence ATGTTGTCTGAAGAGCGAAAAAACGAAATTTTAAATGAGTTAAAGCGTACTGGAAAAGTAAAGGTGATCGATTTAGCGAGACGATTTCAAGTATCAACAGAAACGATTCGAAGAGATTTGGATATCCTTGAGAAAAAAGGGTTTTTAAAGCGGGTTTATGGGGGAGCCATAAGAAAGTCGTATGAAGCGGAGGAGCCTCCTTTTATTCAACGCAAAAGTGTCAATCAAGAAACAAAAATGAAAATCGGGAAAAAGGCAGCCGAGCTAATTTCGGATGGCGATACGATTGTCATTGATGTCGGGACGACAACATTGGAGTTGGCAAGAGCGATTAAAAACAAAGAAAATATCACCATTTTAACGAATTCGCTGCCTGTGGCTCATGTGCTTACAGATGCCCTTAACCAGCATCAGTTTACAGGAGAGGTTTTATTATTAGGAGGCATTGTAAATCCGAAGCAACAGTCGATTAGCGGACGTTTAGCAGAAAAAATGCTTGAGCAGTTCCATATTGATAAAGCTTTTATTTCAGCGGGTGGTGTCTCGCTTCATTACGGAGTGAGTGACTATGACTTACATGAAACACTTGTTACGCAAACGATGATTCAAGTATCAAAAGAGACGATTTTACTCGCAGACTACTCAAAGTTTGGAGTGAATAGTTTTTGTAAAGTGTGTCCATTAGAAGATTTGGATGTGATTGTCTGTGACCATCCTTTACCGAAAGAATGGGAACATATACCGCAATTAAAAGAAATTACTTGGATTACTGCTGAATAA
- a CDS encoding Cof-type HAD-IIB family hydrolase, which yields MSLIALDLDGTVLNNRNEISEENIKAIEYAQQKGMEVVIATGRAYFDVQSILKKAGLSAPVIGTNGSTIHTKEGNCLLQVPIEENVVKELVEWLDQHQYYYEVFTDKAIFTPKHARNLLMEELDKVKHHNPAMNANELKEIAKRQFGQEGYVFIENVNDLFLEKRPFLNVLAFSFERDKLETFLHQFQSNQHLTIVSSGEYNLEIHSRQTSKGIALETFSQFRGLSLDHAMAIGDSINDLSMFEKVKYRVAMGNANEKIKSVCNMITDTNDENGVAKAIYTYMEKVDSLLSLS from the coding sequence ATGTCTCTCATTGCACTTGATTTAGATGGAACCGTATTAAATAATCGTAACGAAATTAGTGAAGAAAACATAAAAGCGATTGAATATGCACAACAAAAAGGAATGGAAGTGGTGATCGCTACAGGAAGAGCTTATTTTGACGTTCAATCTATTCTAAAAAAGGCTGGGCTTTCCGCACCAGTAATCGGTACGAACGGTTCGACCATTCATACAAAAGAAGGAAACTGCCTTTTGCAAGTACCTATTGAGGAAAATGTGGTAAAAGAGCTGGTTGAATGGCTTGATCAACATCAATATTACTATGAAGTATTTACTGATAAAGCAATTTTTACTCCGAAACATGCTAGAAATCTTCTGATGGAAGAGCTAGATAAGGTGAAACATCACAATCCAGCGATGAATGCGAATGAGCTTAAGGAGATTGCTAAAAGACAATTCGGCCAAGAAGGCTATGTATTTATAGAAAACGTGAACGACTTGTTTTTGGAAAAACGTCCATTTTTGAATGTGCTGGCGTTTTCTTTTGAAAGGGATAAATTAGAAACGTTTTTGCACCAATTTCAATCTAACCAACATTTAACCATTGTTTCTTCCGGCGAGTATAACTTGGAGATTCACAGCCGGCAAACTTCCAAAGGGATTGCTTTAGAAACGTTTTCACAATTCCGTGGGCTTTCGTTAGACCATGCAATGGCAATTGGTGACAGCATCAATGACTTATCCATGTTTGAAAAAGTAAAATATCGTGTGGCAATGGGAAATGCAAACGAGAAAATTAAATCCGTATGTAATATGATCACTGATACGAATGATGAAAATGGGGTTGCCAAGGCGATCTATACATATATGGAGAAGGTGGACTCTTTGTTATCATTGAGCTGA
- a CDS encoding UDP-glucose dehydrogenase family protein yields the protein MDVAVAGAGYVGLVTAVCLAEIGHKVACVDVDMEKVRLLQCGKPPIYEPGLEELIRKNGERLLFTTDYAAAYRQADVIIIAVGTPGEPDGSVNLRHVREVAKQIAQTAEKDCVVAVKSTVPVGTSDEVERWIYEHRKHPVRIEVVANPEFLSQGTAVHDTLYTSRIVLGVASSHAEKVMREVYDPFALPYVVTDRKSAEMIKYASNVFLALKISYINDIANLCEIVGADIESVAEGMGMDPRIGHRFLRAGIGYGGSCFPKDTKALRYLANRCGYELKTVQAAIEVNEKQKLKLIEKARTYVGDFHGREAAVLGLTFKPGTDDIREAPSLANIAVLLEEGANVRVWDPVGMDNVKRVFAENLTYCATIEEAIEDTDLCFIFTEWPEIQQFDLRQYAVLMKTPLVLDGRNCYDLESAREAGIIYESMGRKRVCAAEDDCHVVRNSGDMLHH from the coding sequence ATGGATGTTGCCGTAGCGGGTGCGGGGTATGTTGGACTTGTCACGGCCGTGTGTCTGGCGGAAATAGGACACAAGGTGGCATGCGTGGATGTCGATATGGAAAAAGTGAGACTGCTTCAGTGCGGGAAGCCGCCGATCTATGAGCCTGGATTGGAAGAGTTAATAAGGAAAAATGGCGAGCGGCTGTTGTTTACGACCGATTATGCGGCGGCGTATCGGCAGGCGGACGTCATTATCATCGCTGTTGGCACTCCGGGAGAGCCGGATGGATCGGTGAATTTGCGGCATGTGCGGGAAGTAGCAAAGCAAATCGCCCAGACGGCGGAAAAAGACTGTGTGGTGGCGGTGAAATCCACCGTTCCCGTCGGTACGAGCGATGAAGTGGAACGGTGGATATATGAACATCGGAAGCACCCTGTCCGCATTGAGGTTGTCGCGAATCCTGAGTTTTTATCGCAAGGAACAGCGGTCCACGATACGTTATATACGTCGAGGATCGTGTTAGGGGTCGCATCATCGCATGCTGAGAAGGTCATGAGGGAAGTGTACGATCCGTTTGCGCTTCCGTATGTGGTGACGGACCGCAAAAGCGCAGAAATGATTAAATATGCCTCGAACGTCTTTTTGGCGTTAAAAATTTCATACATTAACGACATTGCCAATCTATGCGAAATCGTTGGCGCCGATATTGAATCGGTCGCCGAAGGAATGGGGATGGATCCACGGATTGGCCACCGTTTTTTGCGCGCGGGGATCGGCTACGGCGGTTCGTGTTTTCCAAAAGATACGAAAGCGCTGCGTTACCTTGCAAATCGCTGCGGCTATGAGCTGAAAACGGTACAGGCAGCGATCGAAGTGAATGAAAAGCAAAAGCTTAAATTAATAGAAAAGGCGAGAACGTATGTCGGCGATTTTCATGGGCGGGAAGCAGCGGTGCTCGGACTGACGTTTAAGCCGGGGACGGATGATATAAGAGAAGCTCCTTCTCTTGCCAATATTGCGGTGCTACTCGAAGAAGGCGCAAACGTAAGGGTATGGGACCCGGTTGGGATGGACAACGTAAAGCGCGTCTTTGCCGAGAATTTGACGTATTGCGCGACGATCGAAGAAGCGATTGAGGACACTGATCTATGCTTTATTTTCACGGAATGGCCAGAGATTCAGCAATTTGACCTGCGCCAATACGCTGTGTTAATGAAAACGCCGCTTGTGTTGGATGGACGGAATTGCTATGACCTTGAGAGCGCTCGCGAGGCGGGAATCATCTATGAATCAATGGGACGGAAGCGGGTGTGCGCGGCAGAGGATGACTGCCACGTAGTACGGAACAGCGGGGATATGCTTCATCATTGA
- a CDS encoding ABC transporter ATP-binding protein — protein sequence MIEVRQLTYTYPKQAQPTLKGLDFHVNRGEIFGLLGPSGAGKSTTQKILIGLLKGYEGSIKVNGKELALLGREYAETIGVAFEMPNFYVKMTAYENLAFFRSLYRCESEDMETLLEAVGLKEAMHQRVGDFSKGMKMRLNFCRAFLHRPSIVFLDEPTSGLDPVNITKIKAFLRKQKEAGKTILITTHDMAFAESVCDRVAFMVDGEIVLIDSPQALKVKMGEPVVQVTYLDNGEMKTAEFVQAGLGNNEAFFQLLREKEIVTMHTKEATLEDIFVRVTGREVA from the coding sequence GTGATCGAAGTCAGACAGCTAACATATACGTATCCGAAACAAGCGCAACCGACATTAAAAGGATTGGACTTTCATGTCAATCGAGGTGAAATCTTCGGATTGCTTGGGCCGTCGGGCGCAGGCAAAAGCACGACGCAAAAAATTCTGATCGGACTTTTGAAAGGATATGAAGGCAGCATCAAAGTGAATGGGAAAGAATTGGCGTTACTGGGGCGCGAATATGCAGAGACGATTGGTGTTGCCTTTGAAATGCCCAATTTTTACGTAAAAATGACGGCTTATGAGAATTTAGCGTTTTTCCGTTCACTTTATCGCTGCGAATCCGAAGATATGGAAACCTTGCTGGAGGCGGTAGGATTGAAAGAGGCGATGCATCAAAGGGTCGGTGATTTTTCGAAGGGGATGAAGATGCGTTTAAATTTTTGCCGCGCGTTTTTGCATCGCCCATCGATCGTGTTTTTAGACGAACCGACATCTGGGCTCGATCCAGTAAACATCACAAAAATAAAAGCCTTTTTGCGCAAACAGAAAGAAGCGGGAAAGACCATTTTGATTACGACCCATGATATGGCATTTGCCGAAAGCGTCTGCGATCGTGTCGCATTTATGGTGGATGGCGAGATTGTGCTGATTGATTCACCGCAAGCGCTAAAAGTGAAAATGGGGGAGCCAGTCGTGCAAGTGACGTATTTAGATAATGGGGAAATGAAAACGGCAGAGTTTGTTCAGGCGGGATTAGGGAATAACGAAGCGTTTTTCCAACTGCTCCGGGAAAAGGAAATTGTAACGATGCATACGAAAGAAGCGACGCTAGAAGACATTTTTGTGCGCGTTACAGGGAGAGAAGTCGCATGA
- a CDS encoding MarR family winged helix-turn-helix transcriptional regulator, producing the protein MVVNEYFCQCLYFTANRLARIMNKMAEEEFAPLGLSPTYAFLLMAVKDKPGITQKELSEILHIAPSTSTRFVEKLEMKGLVQRKNEGKLTLIYPTEKGLAIQGEIKKCWKNLYNRYSEVLGEERGVKLTSEIDLACNELEK; encoded by the coding sequence ATGGTTGTGAATGAATATTTTTGTCAATGTCTTTATTTTACGGCGAATCGCCTAGCAAGAATTATGAATAAAATGGCGGAAGAAGAGTTTGCGCCGCTTGGGCTTTCACCGACATATGCGTTTTTATTAATGGCAGTAAAAGATAAGCCGGGAATAACGCAAAAAGAGTTAAGCGAAATTCTCCATATTGCTCCGTCAACCAGTACGCGTTTTGTGGAAAAGCTAGAAATGAAAGGGCTTGTCCAAAGAAAGAATGAAGGAAAGCTCACGCTCATTTATCCGACGGAAAAGGGATTGGCGATACAGGGAGAAATAAAAAAATGCTGGAAAAATTTATATAACCGTTATTCAGAAGTTCTTGGCGAAGAACGTGGCGTGAAATTAACAAGTGAAATAGATCTAGCTTGCAATGAATTAGAAAAGTAA
- a CDS encoding alkaline phosphatase family protein, which translates to MLNKVIEVVVDGLRYDKACECFGFLQHLVETNQAALYKVKSELPSLSRPLYEVLLTGTPSSINGITTNQTVRLSNQKSVFHLAKENGLKSAAAAYYWVSELYNRAPFHFIEDRYQADETKPIPYGIFYWEDDYPDSHLLVDAESLRLKYDPHFLYIHPMGVDLKGEMYGSESKEYREQVLKVGSLLAQLLPTWMKEGYHIVITSDHGMSETGNHGGTTDGERDVPLFVISSKVTPGIYDEVVPQLAVAPLVCQLLGIQPSENMISYRLPGFKEKTTVAH; encoded by the coding sequence ATGTTAAATAAAGTGATTGAAGTCGTGGTGGACGGCTTACGATATGACAAAGCTTGTGAATGTTTCGGTTTTTTACAGCATCTTGTCGAAACGAACCAGGCTGCTCTTTATAAAGTAAAATCCGAACTTCCAAGTCTTTCGCGTCCCCTATATGAAGTATTGTTAACAGGCACACCTTCATCGATCAATGGTATTACAACGAATCAAACTGTTCGGCTTTCTAATCAGAAAAGTGTGTTTCATCTTGCCAAAGAAAATGGATTAAAAAGCGCTGCGGCAGCTTATTATTGGGTCAGTGAACTATATAATCGCGCTCCGTTTCATTTCATCGAGGACCGTTATCAAGCGGATGAAACAAAACCAATTCCATACGGAATCTTTTATTGGGAAGATGACTATCCAGATTCACACTTATTGGTGGATGCGGAATCGTTGCGTTTAAAATATGACCCTCATTTCTTATACATTCACCCAATGGGAGTCGATTTAAAAGGAGAAATGTACGGTTCGGAATCCAAAGAATATCGTGAACAAGTTTTAAAAGTCGGCAGTTTGTTAGCGCAGCTTTTACCAACATGGATGAAGGAAGGTTACCATATTGTCATTACATCTGATCACGGAATGAGTGAAACAGGAAACCATGGCGGCACTACAGACGGGGAAAGAGATGTTCCATTATTCGTGATCAGTTCAAAAGTGACCCCAGGCATTTATGATGAGGTGGTCCCTCAGCTAGCAGTAGCCCCGCTTGTTTGTCAGCTGCTTGGGATCCAGCCTTCAGAGAATATGATTTCTTATCGTTTGCCGGGATTCAAAGAAAAAACGACCGTTGCCCATTAA
- a CDS encoding ABC transporter ATP-binding protein gives MSFLTIDRVFKRYDDHVVLNDISLSLEKGEFATLLGQSGCGKSTLLRAIAGLVDIDSGNIILDGKDITHLSPRKREVGMVFQSYALFPNMTVFENISFGLKMKKETDNNIQSKVKQMIDLVNLNGKEDYYPHQLSGGQQQRVALARSLVMEPKVLLLDEPLSALDAKIRKNLQAELKRIQRELKITTIFVTHDQEEAMTMSDTIYIMNEGRIVQAGTPSEIYTSPNSPFVANFIGNYNVLPMEKFQRLIQENIPFPGSQVAIRPEVIEILEDDHPSLFSEDHWIIKGTIQDIWMTGNVLRYDIQAEDITLRVDHLHQQRHVFHPGSHVYISIPKSECIVL, from the coding sequence ATGAGTTTTTTAACAATCGATCGCGTTTTTAAACGTTATGATGATCATGTCGTGCTAAATGATATTTCATTGTCATTAGAAAAAGGAGAATTCGCTACATTACTCGGACAAAGCGGATGTGGAAAAAGTACATTATTACGTGCGATTGCGGGACTTGTCGACATCGATTCAGGAAATATCATTCTTGATGGAAAAGATATTACTCATTTATCCCCACGAAAAAGAGAAGTAGGAATGGTGTTTCAATCATACGCTTTATTTCCTAATATGACTGTTTTTGAAAATATTTCCTTTGGTCTTAAAATGAAAAAAGAAACAGACAACAATATTCAATCAAAAGTCAAACAAATGATTGATTTAGTGAATTTGAATGGAAAAGAAGATTACTATCCGCATCAATTATCTGGCGGGCAACAACAACGGGTGGCTCTGGCTCGCAGCTTAGTGATGGAACCGAAAGTGTTGTTATTAGATGAACCGTTAAGTGCGTTAGATGCGAAAATTCGTAAAAACTTACAAGCTGAATTGAAGCGAATTCAAAGAGAACTAAAAATTACGACTATTTTCGTCACCCATGATCAAGAAGAAGCAATGACGATGTCGGACACCATTTATATTATGAACGAAGGACGGATCGTTCAAGCGGGCACTCCTTCTGAAATCTACACATCTCCAAACAGTCCGTTTGTTGCTAACTTTATTGGAAACTATAACGTTCTGCCGATGGAAAAATTTCAACGATTGATTCAAGAAAATATTCCATTTCCAGGAAGTCAAGTGGCGATTCGTCCTGAAGTGATTGAGATTTTAGAAGACGATCATCCTTCCCTTTTCTCGGAGGATCACTGGATCATTAAAGGAACCATACAAGACATATGGATGACCGGAAACGTATTAAGATATGATATTCAAGCAGAAGATATCACATTGCGAGTAGACCATTTACACCAACAACGTCATGTATTCCACCCTGGAAGCCATGTTTATATTTCGATTCCAAAATCAGAATGTATTGTGTTATGA
- a CDS encoding TetR/AcrR family transcriptional regulator translates to MPRKFREDEKEAIRQALLEAAKTMFRQYGIQKTSVAALTEAAGISQGAFYLFFPSKEALFYEVFRMEEQKLKEVLLAEWTVRPLTQDRFAEMLMQAVKSIEQEPILRLMIDRKEYEWLMRKLPPEYAERHTTEDENVLVPLIEQWQDEGVMLKEDPRTIVAVIRSFFMQLLFRDEIGEKFDEAVLLQAKCLAKGLIIK, encoded by the coding sequence ATGCCTCGTAAGTTTCGTGAGGATGAGAAAGAAGCGATACGTCAGGCGTTGCTAGAAGCAGCAAAAACGATGTTTCGTCAATACGGCATCCAAAAAACAAGCGTTGCCGCATTGACAGAAGCTGCTGGCATTTCACAAGGAGCATTTTACTTATTTTTTCCCTCCAAAGAAGCGTTGTTTTATGAAGTATTTCGAATGGAAGAACAAAAATTAAAAGAGGTGTTATTGGCTGAGTGGACGGTAAGGCCGTTAACGCAAGATCGATTTGCCGAGATGCTCATGCAAGCGGTAAAGTCGATCGAGCAAGAACCGATTTTACGTCTAATGATTGACCGGAAAGAGTATGAATGGTTAATGCGCAAATTGCCGCCAGAATATGCCGAACGACATACAACGGAGGACGAAAATGTACTGGTACCTCTTATTGAACAGTGGCAAGACGAAGGCGTTATGCTAAAAGAAGATCCTCGTACCATCGTTGCGGTGATTCGCAGTTTCTTTATGCAGCTTTTGTTCCGGGATGAGATTGGGGAAAAGTTTGACGAAGCGGTATTGCTTCAGGCGAAATGTCTGGCGAAGGGGCTGATTATAAAGTGA
- a CDS encoding NAD(P)H-dependent oxidoreductase translates to MKVLVIVAHPNLEQSRVNKTWVNRLSQEENITVHHLYAAYPDWNIDVEKEQQLLLEHDRIVFQFPLYWYSTPALLKQWQDVVLTYGWAYGSEGNKLHGKEFVLAISTGGPASSYQAGGYNHYSMSEITRPLQAMANLTGMHFLPSFIVYGVRNLTDEQLQESAEQLVKHITNPLLRLGR, encoded by the coding sequence ATGAAAGTATTAGTTATTGTTGCCCATCCGAATTTGGAACAATCTCGCGTAAACAAAACATGGGTGAATCGCCTTTCGCAAGAAGAAAATATAACCGTTCATCATTTATATGCGGCATATCCTGATTGGAACATTGATGTGGAAAAAGAGCAACAACTATTACTGGAACATGATCGGATTGTCTTTCAATTCCCGCTCTATTGGTATAGCACACCTGCGTTATTAAAGCAGTGGCAGGATGTGGTATTAACCTATGGTTGGGCATACGGTTCAGAAGGAAATAAACTTCATGGAAAAGAATTTGTTCTTGCCATTTCCACTGGGGGGCCAGCGTCATCCTATCAAGCAGGCGGATATAACCACTATTCGATGAGCGAAATTACGCGTCCTCTTCAAGCGATGGCAAACTTAACAGGCATGCACTTCCTGCCATCCTTTATTGTTTACGGTGTAAGAAACTTAACGGACGAACAGCTTCAAGAAAGCGCGGAGCAATTAGTAAAACATATTACCAATCCGCTATTGCGTTTGGGACGTTAA